A part of Terriglobus roseus genomic DNA contains:
- a CDS encoding MMPL family transporter, translated as MRRFWVAGIVLAAALVLLPFSFHAERSLETATRVEGSQADTVRNELADRFHSPFVDQVVLVVQGLPSADSAEGAQTLEPIVTGLKAQPGVSGVVSYLDLHDPVFLGRGGGTYVLIGLSSADGPVESLVPGLHQLASSLQDKLKAHYPAIKLQLSGEIPLNFDIRKASADDVRRGESLVIPATLALLLVAFGSLVAALIPLAIGELAIATTLAITGFLAHRWHLSILVQNLATMLGLGLGIDYGLLMVSRFREAISSGLNGSEAANVAARQAGKTLIISASTVGIGFLALLTVPISEIRSIGIAGCVVASLSVLLTNTLVPALLSLLGPRIDLGKMPFTPKLDSHRAECIGVRWRLWGQVIVAHPWIALVLAGIPLLLLAMQVRHLDTSVPEGDWLPQSAESVQALHALEHMDRGGIVESLRIIVEFPKDSIAQSDTAWNALDNMTKRLEKDQRADRVISLTTIAESNRASLPELSRETRRTLLSSDGHAALIQVLPKGAVTLREQVDWVRELRKTGAPALTGVPGTTMLVGGIPALNADYETIIRDRFPSVMALVVGGTFLALLCGFRSIFVAVKAIALNLVSVAAAFGALIIVFQHGYGSRFLGVPGGTGSIFPLVPIVTFAIVFGLSMDYEVFLVARVLEARRSGLNEVEAIPEGMARTAGLITSAAAIMIVVFAAFTFGGFLVVKMIGFTLAVAVLIDATIVRIVVGPALLRLAGDWNWWPGGLATKPIDSHLLDKS; from the coding sequence ATGCGTCGGTTTTGGGTGGCTGGGATCGTCCTGGCAGCAGCTCTTGTATTGCTCCCATTCTCCTTCCACGCAGAACGCTCGCTTGAGACGGCAACCCGTGTGGAAGGCAGCCAGGCTGATACCGTTCGCAATGAGTTGGCAGACCGCTTCCATTCGCCGTTCGTCGATCAGGTGGTGCTGGTAGTGCAGGGACTTCCCTCCGCGGACTCGGCCGAGGGCGCACAGACATTAGAACCAATCGTGACCGGATTGAAAGCGCAACCTGGTGTCTCCGGTGTTGTCTCCTACCTCGACTTGCACGACCCTGTCTTTCTCGGTCGAGGCGGCGGAACCTACGTTCTGATCGGTCTATCGTCAGCCGATGGACCAGTCGAGTCGCTGGTACCCGGTCTGCATCAACTGGCGTCTTCCCTTCAAGACAAGCTCAAAGCACATTACCCCGCAATCAAGCTCCAGCTTTCCGGCGAGATTCCGCTGAACTTCGACATCCGGAAGGCCAGCGCGGACGATGTACGCCGCGGCGAAAGCCTCGTGATTCCCGCGACTCTTGCGTTGCTACTGGTGGCCTTCGGCAGCCTTGTCGCTGCGCTGATTCCTCTGGCGATTGGTGAACTGGCCATTGCCACCACGCTTGCGATTACAGGCTTCCTGGCGCATCGCTGGCACCTGTCGATTCTCGTACAGAACCTTGCCACTATGTTGGGCCTTGGGCTTGGCATCGATTACGGTCTGCTGATGGTCAGCCGCTTCCGTGAAGCAATCTCATCCGGATTGAATGGCTCTGAAGCCGCAAATGTCGCAGCCCGTCAAGCTGGTAAAACGCTGATCATTTCCGCATCGACGGTGGGTATCGGTTTTCTTGCGCTACTGACTGTTCCTATCAGCGAAATCCGTTCCATTGGCATTGCAGGATGTGTGGTCGCAAGCTTGAGTGTTCTGTTGACGAATACGCTTGTCCCGGCACTGCTATCGCTGCTTGGCCCACGCATCGATCTTGGCAAGATGCCGTTCACGCCGAAGCTGGACTCCCATCGTGCGGAATGCATCGGTGTTCGCTGGCGGCTATGGGGACAAGTCATCGTGGCGCACCCCTGGATCGCTCTCGTGCTGGCTGGCATCCCATTGCTGCTACTTGCGATGCAGGTCCGGCATCTGGACACCAGTGTTCCTGAGGGCGACTGGCTGCCGCAGTCCGCGGAATCAGTACAAGCATTGCATGCGCTTGAACACATGGACCGCGGCGGTATTGTGGAATCCTTGCGCATCATCGTCGAGTTTCCAAAGGATTCTATCGCCCAAAGCGATACGGCATGGAATGCGCTGGACAACATGACTAAGCGCCTCGAAAAAGATCAACGCGCCGATCGCGTCATCTCGCTCACAACCATCGCGGAGAGCAACCGTGCTTCTTTACCGGAATTGTCGCGCGAGACACGTAGAACACTTCTGAGCAGCGATGGGCATGCTGCCCTGATCCAGGTGTTGCCAAAAGGTGCGGTGACATTGCGTGAACAGGTCGATTGGGTTCGTGAACTTCGCAAAACCGGCGCACCTGCTCTAACAGGCGTCCCAGGAACCACCATGCTCGTGGGTGGCATCCCCGCCCTTAATGCTGACTATGAAACGATCATCCGTGACCGTTTCCCATCCGTAATGGCGTTAGTGGTGGGCGGAACGTTTCTCGCACTTCTGTGCGGATTCCGATCCATATTCGTTGCGGTAAAGGCGATTGCCTTAAACCTTGTCTCAGTTGCCGCTGCCTTCGGAGCGCTCATCATCGTTTTCCAACACGGCTACGGCAGCCGATTCCTGGGCGTCCCCGGCGGTACAGGCAGTATCTTCCCGCTGGTGCCCATCGTGACCTTTGCAATTGTCTTCGGACTAAGCATGGACTATGAGGTCTTTCTTGTTGCGCGGGTGCTGGAAGCAAGACGAAGCGGTCTCAATGAAGTGGAAGCGATCCCAGAGGGAATGGCCCGGACCGCTGGGCTGATTACTAGCGCCGCTGCCATCATGATCGTCGTCTTTGCTGCGTTTACCTTCGGCGGATTCCTCGTCGTCAAGATGATCGGATTCACCCTGGCTGTCGCAGTGTTGATCGACGCAACCATTGTTCGAATCGTGGTCGGTCCAGCGCTCCTTCGCCTAGCCGGAGACTGGAACTGGTGGCCCGGAGGACTTGCAACCAAGCCAATAGACTCTCATCTCCTCGATAAATCCTGA